In the genome of Vanacampus margaritifer isolate UIUO_Vmar chromosome 1, RoL_Vmar_1.0, whole genome shotgun sequence, one region contains:
- the LOC144041235 gene encoding uncharacterized protein LOC144041235 — protein sequence MNPSPDRGKECLPPKKRESRQGSSEPYLPPPDEFKPPVPFRSRTNIVRGESSREVGERQRALITPNPHLIHTPPPLPTPAALPLPWPLSYTSSVSLPLFQGHVVERRGSGSPAWRDDPLSTALPHHSRWLRAEGPLSSPSSTCSFKTPFPADSREMWSYINSGRRDYSPSLFSPSYLFGQTSLYPHEPSLVEARNRYLGKRPNGLDGPGSRTASASRHLLTGDYGHDNIRTRLDTSPQSSHTNGGRRQQEDLTPHAQSGGPFFSDSKAQEGHEPHSSLQDRHRQRIPTSPHPLGQDPRVGREGLLDPVGTPAAEAHIYYSLGSVCQPSPQASQSYPPCSPSGTPLYNLQVEPGPKKHNPRNSPSSPQGLLNSHDRSQKDHDRDQDKDRGKTLQRDRERGKDKEKHLKHNREHVPTSPPALHPSPPALLPHFTKGSLIELASGQLKQVEELQTEDFLRSADTSPEFHLSTCTVLLISPSGAQGVSHLQVHLTDRNTQELLKVLVEYPFFVQDQGWSSCCPRRTAQLYGLSCRQLTEGDVCLALTPTPKQLHRTHVRSSSRVQRTQPLSRVAAGGPSSSHREKMPPPPPPPPLPQHPHPIGPPHTPAAKPQTQELGRPRKRRWSAPDVLPSTGTDESLLDLPQGSKLMKWQ from the exons ATGAATCCCAGCCCTGACCGCGGCAAAGAGTGCCTCCCTCCCAAAAAGAGGGAGTCTCGGCAAGGGTCATCGGAACCATACCTTCCCCCGCCAGATGAATTTAAGCCCCCTGTGCCATTTCGGAGTAGGACCAACATAGTGCGAGGGGAGAGCAGCAGGGAGGTAGGGGAAAGGCAGCGAGCTCTAATTACCCCAAACCCCCATCTGATACATACTCCTCCACCCCTACCTACACCAGCAGCCCTGCCCCTGCCATGGCCTTTGAGCTACACTTCCTCTGTGTCCCTGCCACTCTTTCAAGGGCATGTTGTGGAAAGGAGGGGCTCTGGCTCTCCTGCCTGGAGAGATGATCCCCTCTCAACAGCACTGCCTCACCACTCCAGGTGGCTCCGAGCTGAAGGGCCCCTTTCCTCCCCGTCCTCCACCTGCTCTTTCAAGACTCCCTTCCCTGCTGATTCAAGAGAAATGTGGTCTTATATTAACAGTGGTCGACGAGATTACAGCCCATCTCTCTTCTCCCCGTCCTATTTGTTTGGCCAAACCTCTCTCTACCCTCATGAGCCAAGTTTAGTTGAAGCCAGAAACAGATACCTGGGCAAGAGGCCCAATGGACTGGATGGGCCAGGCAGCAGGACTGCCTCTGCCTCCAGGCATTTGCTCACAGGTGATTACGGACACGATAATATCCGAACTAGATTGGACACTAGTCCACAAAGCTCCCATACCAATGGCGGGCGGAGACAACAGGAAGATTTGACACCTCATGCTCAGTCCGGGGGCCCATTTTTTTCAGACTCTAAAGCTCAGGAGGGCCATGAGCCACATTCCTCACTGCAGGACAGACATCGGCAAAGAATACCGACTAGCCCCCATCCTCTGGGACAAGACCCCAGGGTAGGTAGAGAGGGATTACTGGACCCCGTGGGAACGCCAGCGGCAGAAGCTCACATCTACTACTCTTTGGGATCTGTCTGCCAGCCGAGCCCTCAGGCCTCCCAATCCTACCCTCCCTGCAGTCCCTCAGGAACACCACTGTACAACTTGCAAGTAGAGCCAGGCCCAAAGAAGCACAATCCAAGGAACTCCCCCAGCTCACCGCAGGGTCTACTGAACAGCCATGACAGGTCCCAAAAAGACCATGACAGAGACCAAGACAAAGACAGAGGAAAGACTTTGCAAAGGGACAGGGAGCGAGGTAAAGACAAAGAGAAACACCTGAAACATAACAGGGAACATGTTCCCACCTCACCCCCTGCCCTTCACCCATCTCCCCCTGCGCTCCTACCTCACTTCACCAAGGGTTCGCTCATTGAGCTGGCCAGTGGGCAGttgaaacaggtggaggagctGCAAACAGAGGACTTCTTGAGGAGTGCTGATACATCCCCAGAGTTCCATCTGAGCACCTGCACGGTGTTGCTTATTTCCCCCAGCGGTGCGCAGGGTGTCAGCCATCTGCAGGTCCACCTCACAGACCGCAACACTCAG GAGTTACTGAAGGTCTTGGTGGAGTATCCGTTCTTCGTCCAGGACCAAGGCTGGTCTTCTTGCTGCCCTCGGAGAACAGCTCAACTCTATGGCCTTTCCTGCCGCCAGCTCACAGAAGGGGATGTCTGCCTTGCTCTCACCCCTACACCCAAGCAACTCCACCGGACACATGTGCGTTCCTCCTCCAGGGTCCAACGCACACAACCCCTTTCCAGGGTTGCGGCAGGAGGGCCGAGCAGCTCACACAGGGAGAAAAtgccacctcctcctcctcctcccccgctCCCCCAACACCCACACCCTATCGGGCCTCCGCACACTCCGGCGGCAAAACCTCAGACTCAGGAGCTCGGGCGCCCTCGGAAACGACGCTGGTCAGCCCCGGATGTCCTTCCCTCAACAGGAACTGATGAAAGCCTCCTGGATTTACCTCAAGGCTCCAAGCTGATGAAGTGGCAGTAG